A genomic region of Metopolophium dirhodum isolate CAU chromosome 1, ASM1992520v1, whole genome shotgun sequence contains the following coding sequences:
- the LOC132953338 gene encoding uncharacterized protein LOC132953338, producing the protein MSCDQDALLAAAAFLVIANKKINKKAKPRRFWVRPSLQSREIYTTSHLLTDLISDDTDILNLEYRCNGGFRNFFRMSPSQFNELLNMVIPSITKNDTNFRKAIPAQDRLAITLRFLATGDFYYSLSYLFKISKQTISKTVPEVCKAIVDVLKEYLCKDAEK; encoded by the exons atgtctTGCGATCAGGACGCATTATTGGCTGCCGCGGCGTTCTTAGTCATtgcgaataaaaaaattaataaaaaagcgAAACCACGGAGATTCTGGGTACGGCCAAGTCTGCAAAGTCGTGAAATCTACACCACAAGTCATCTTTTAACTGATTTAATATCAGATGATACTGATATATTAAATCTAGAATATAGATGCAATGGAGGTTTCAGAAACTTTTTTAGGATGTCACCTTCTCAGTTTAATGAATTGCTAAACATGGTAATTCCTAGTATTACGAAAAATGACACGAATTTTAGAAAAGCAATACCTGCTCAAGATCGATTAGCTATAACTTTAAGATTCTTGGCAACAGGCGACTTTTATTATTcactatcatatttatttaaaatttcaaaacaaaccATTTCAAAAACAGTACCAGAAGTATGTAAAGCAATCGTGGATGTTCTAAAGGAATACCTATGTAAAg ATGCCGAAAAATGA
- the LOC132953807 gene encoding uncharacterized protein LOC132953807, protein MPRDSKYKYCFVSKCTNTSTKCPNKRFLSVPYDAKRRLLWFKVARRNDTAKSKTHHDCCEDHFVLEDDLDNYIQFKLMGASILKLKKNIVPHIFDCQVDRKQALTSNPRPLHSKRIRKNIIDTAIQNQSCMTEEHIDTVIPDAEIIIEDFQQSDKQTKEIGIQVNLNSKTVPKSTRSKGTQCDISVEFQTENTIVDKLTLNVNKSNSKTHECTSMYGSTSSSNSESELDTSMDISINSFSSISHTNNEQKKFKDMSYEMTCFYIKNKPKAYIGLNPDWYNQGFVVGKSETYKLKSKGEIFEPCGTPALICFVPDVVSLIRTLKQRSERYSDVQSIIDCLEIEIPKPSNPIEQSLTWSDYKKCNTLKYLISSTPDGFINFISEGYGGRSSDALLVEKSGYLECLPENCTVMADRGFKSIDFMLEKRVCKLVRPPSVFSNKKSTKEEVLETKRIASLRIHIERFSFKCR, encoded by the exons atgccaAGGGactcaaaatacaaatattgttttgtatcgAAGTGTACAAATACTTCGACAAAATGCCCTAATAAACGATTTTTGAGCGTTCCTTATGATGCTAAACGGAGATTATTGTGGTTTAAAGTAGCAAGACGTAATGATACGGCAAAATCTAAAACACATCATGATTGTTGTGAAGATCATTTTGtt ttagaagatgatttagataattatattcaatttaagcTTATGGGAGCATCAATACTTAAACTGAAGAAAAATATTGTACCACATATTTTTGATTGTCAGGTTGATCGTAAGCAAGCATTAACATCAAACCCTCGACCATTGCATAGTAAAAGAATCCGAAAAAATATCATTGATACCGCTATACAAAATCAATCTTGTATGACAgaag AACATATTGATACAGTTATACCTGATgctgaaataataattgaagatTTCCAACAGTCTGATAAACAAACAAAAGAAATTGGTATACAAGTAAATTTAAACAGTAAAACGGTTCCTAAATCAACTAGAAGCAAGGGAACACAGTGTGATATCAGTGTGGAGTTTCAAACTGAAAATACTATAGTTGATAAGTTgactttaaatgtaaataaatctaatagtAAAACACATGAATGTACCTCAATGTATGGTTCAACTAGTAGTTCAAATTCTGAGAGTGAGCTAGATACTTCTAtggatatttctattaattctTTTTCTAGTATTTCACATACAAAtaacgaacaaaaaaaattcaaagataTGAGCTATGAAATGACTTgtttctatataaaaaataagccCAAAGCTTATATAGGTTTAAATCCTGATTGGTATAATCAAGGATTTGTTGTAGGGAAGTCCGAGACGTATAAGTTAAAAAGTAAAGGTGAAATTTTTGAACCTTGTGGTACTCCtgcgttaatttgttttgttcccGATGTAGTATCGTTGATTCGAACTTTAAAGCAGCGATCGGAGAG GTATTCAGATGTGCAATCAATTATTGATTGCTTAGAAATAGAAATTCCTAAGCCATCCAATCCTATAGAACAATCATTGACATGGTCtgattataaaaaatgcaacacacttaaatatttaatatcatctaCCCCAGAtgggtttattaattttatttctgagGGCTATGGTGGTAGATCTAGTGATGCTCTATTAGTTGAGAAATCTGGTTATTTAGAATGTCTTCCTGAGAACTGTACAGTCATGGCTGATAGAGGGTTCAAAAGTATAGACTTTATGTTGGAAAAACGAGTGTGTAAACTGGTTAGACCACCAAgtgttttttcaaataaaaagtcTACTAAAGAAGAAGTGCTTGAAACTAAACGTATAGCTAGTTTGAGAATACACATTGAACGA TTTAGTTTCAAATGTAGATGA
- the LOC132936779 gene encoding uncharacterized protein LOC132936779, producing the protein MNNDGSMAVSVSKDYVKGTSINLPKLDIFSVTQYIKNNDCFNDPEVRGSKAQRSSRENYGDSAIGYVQIKREGSICNVQAQICPEHRVRNKNYHVSLTINEEKEEIVDLHCDDCAASLGGCKHSLAFLMYVHRKSEEKSPTEVECYWKRPKLSGVGTTLKYITAKSMSKKSIVNIQSEISNKNFFNEAMKLGETHQINCQVGAHNYKLEESFFKMLSIHTAILEFSKQYNSNGTADDFLHFLKERTPISVFSGVEEKTTNQANNVLWFELRYGRITASKIYELSRCKKGDGVLVKQILGCRKIKLTSAMERGKLLEKDVLQEVRKIVKRTIRETGLAISSDFPIIGASADGLASDFVLEIKCPQKHSSMNNYIKNGIIQSKVLAQLQLQMHVLKKPRGLLAIADPDFTQNKKVHITWIDYNKNMCDDLIKKSWTFWKTFIFPILINT; encoded by the exons atgaataacGATGGCTCAATGGCTGTAAGTGTCAGTAAAGACTATGTCAAAGGTACATCTATAAACTTACCAAAACTTGACATTTTTTCTGTaacacaatacataaaaaataatgattgctTCAATGATCCTGAAGTTAGGGGATCAAAAGCTCAAAg atCATCGAGAGAAAATTATGGAGATTCAGCTATTGGATATGTTCAAATAAAAAGGGAAGGATCTATATGTAATGTTCAGGCTCAAATTTGTCCTGAACATAgagttagaaataaaaattaccatGTTTCATTAACAATAAATGAAGAAAAAGAAGAAATAGTTGATTTACATTGTGATGACTGTGCAGCATCTTTAG gtgGATGTAAACACAGTTTAGCTTTTCTCATGTATGTTCATAGAAAATCTGAAGAAAAGTCTCCCACAGAAGTTGAGTGCTATTGGAAAAGACCCAAACTTTCTGGGGTTGgcacaacattaaaatatataacagctAAATCTATGTCCAAAAAATCCATAGTAAATATTCAAAGTGAAATATCtaacaagaatttttttaatgaagctATGAAATTAGGAGAAACCCACCAAATAAATTGCCAAGTTGGTgctcataattataaattagaggaatcttttttcaaaatgttgtcaATCCATACAGCTATATTAGAATTCtccaaacaatataatagta atGGTACAGCGGATGACTTTTTACATTTCTTAAAAGAAAGAACACCCATATCAGTATTCAGTGGTGTAGAGGAAAAAACTACTAACCAAGCTAATAATGTTTTGTGGTTCGAACTTAGATATGGAAGAATAACTGCATCTAAAATATATGAGTTATCTAGGTGTAAAAAAGGTGATGGGGTTCTGGTCAAACAAATACTTGGatgtagaaaaattaaattgacatCAGCTATGGAACGTGGTAAACTATTGGAAAAAGAT gTACTTCAAGAAGTgagaaaaatagtaaaaagaaCCATCCGTGAGACTGGTTTGGCCATTTCTTCTGATTTTCCTATCATAGGAGCATCAGCAGATGGACTTGCTTCAGATTTTGTTTTGGAAATCAAGTGTCCACAGAAGCATAgttctatgaataattatataaaaaatggtaTCATACAGTCAAAAGTTCTGGCTCAACTTCAACTGCAAATGCATGTACTAAAGAAACCAAGAGGGCTTCTGGCAATAGCTGATCCTGACTTTACACAAAACAAGAAAGTACACATTACATggattgattataataaaaatatgtgtgatgacttaattaaaaaaagttggaCATTTTggaaaacttttatatttccaattttaataaacacataa
- the LOC132953808 gene encoding zinc finger BED domain-containing protein 5-like translates to MSKSKKRLCSDDYIKYGFSVIKKNGSHLSLRCVICHIVLSNNAMRPGRLERHLITNHPSLKDKPIDFFHAKINSVKRMKLDSTGHFAMENEKLMEASNEIALLIAKDKKPHTIGESLVKPCLLTACKTILNEESCAKVAKMSLSNDTIKRRIYEMAHGFKNQIIEKLNKSPFFSLQCDETTNISQNSQLLFYCKFIDDTKFKEEILFSETLKTTIKVVDVFSVLSDFLISNSLSWEKVIGICTDGAQAITGCKNGFIQLVKKKNPNIIGSHCIIHRQALACKTLSELLNFVLNLAIKIVNCVKSSALNTRIFNVLCNELQSDHQTLIYHTEVRWLSKGNMLDRMYSLKSEIEIFLLSAGKLELYNKFTYEKCIFYIAYLADFFGFLNVLNFKVQGHTNILKSYDTIQAFLEKISLWQRRICATKPNFSSFPRLNELLDDTENHILNIENEFKELISAHLVSLKGQLSKYFPDISTENYQFKLVLVPFKIDVYILPDYLQEQTIDLKNDSQAKVDFKNKTVEDFWLCYLSIYPEVANEAAKLLVQFSSTYLCESSFSALACIKSKYRARLDVVCDLRCALSQMSPNIKN, encoded by the coding sequence atgtcaaaatcaaaaaaaagatTGTGTAGTgacgattatattaaatacggaTTTAGTGTAATTAAGAAAAATGGAAGTCATTTATCACTGAGGTGCGTGATTTGTCACATAGTTTTGAGTAATAATGCAATGCGACCTGGACGATTGGAACGTCATTTAATCACTAATCATCCCAGTTTAAAAGACAAACCGATCGATTTTTTTCATGCTAAAATAAACTCGGTAAAACGCATGAAACTTGATTCAACTGGACATTTTGCAATGGAAAATGAAAAGCTTATGGAAGCTTCTAACGAGATTGCCTTGTTGATAGCTAAAGACAAGAAACCACACACTATTGGTGAGTCCCTTGTAAAACCTTGTTTACTTACTGCTTGTAAAACTATATTGAACGAAGAGAGTTGTGCTAAAGTTGCAAAAATGTCTCTGTCAAACGATACAATAAAACGCAGAATCTATGAAATGGCTCACGGTTTTAAGAatcaaataatagaaaaattaaataagtctCCGTTCTTTTCACTTCAATGTGACGAAACAACGAACATTTCACAGAATTCTCAATTactgttttattgtaaatttattgatGATACAAAATTCAAGGAAGAAATATTATTCTCTGAAACTCTTAAAACAACCATAAAGGTGGTTGATGTATTTTCTGTTCTTTCTGATTTTTTGATATCTAATAGCCTTTCTTGGGAGAAAGTAATTGGTATATGTACTGACGGAGCACAAGCTATAACTGGctgtaaaaatggttttattcaACTAGTCAAGAAAAAAAACCCTAACATAATTGGTTCACACTGCATCATTCATAGACAGGCTTTAGCTTGCAAGACTTTATCTGAATTACTAAACTTCGTTTTGAATTTGGCAATAAAAATTGTCAACTGTGTAAAATCTAGTGCTTTAAATACaagaatttttaatgttttgtgtAATGAGTTGCAAAGTGACCATCAAACTCTTATTTATCACACAGAAGTTCGTTGGCTGTCTAAAGGTAATATGCTTGATAGAATGTACAGTTTAAAGTCAgagattgaaatatttttattgagtgCTGGGAAATTAGAACTATACAACAAGTTTacatatgaaaaatgtattttttatatagcaTATTTAGCAGACTTTTTTGGATTCCTTAATGttctaaattttaaagttcaagGACATACAAATATTCTGAAGTCGTACGATACAATTCAagcttttttagaaaaaatatcattgtggCAACGCCGTATTTGTGCGACCAAACCTAATTTTTCATCTTTTCCACGGCTTAATGAACTTCTTGATGATACCGAaaatcacatattaaatatCGAGAATGAGTTTAAGGAATTGATTTCAGCACATCTGGTATCTTTAAAAGGCCAACTATCAAAGTATTTTCCTGATATTTCTACAGAGAACTAccaatttaaattagtattagtTCCATTCAAAATTGATGTGTACATACTTCCAGATTATCTTCAAGAGCAAACCATCGACCTTAAGAATGATTCACAAGCAAAAGTAGactttaaaaataagactgttGAAGATTTTTGGCTGTGTTATCTCTCTATATATCCGGAAGTTGCCAATGAAGCTGCGAAGCTATTGGTTCAGTTTTCTTCCACCTACCTCTGCGAGTCTAGCTTTTCGGCGCTTGCTTGTATAAAATCGAAATATCGAGCACGATTGGACGTGGTGTGTGATTTGAGATGCGCATTATCACAGATGTCgccaaacataaaaaattaa